The DNA segment GGGACCACGCGCCCCGCCCCCTGGCGTTGCAGGTTGTCGTCACCGATGGCCTGCGCGGTGTTGATGGCGTTCTGCACGTCGGCCTGCGTGATCTTGGCCTGATCTTTCACACGGTTGCCCCACACGCCTGCGAAGCAGTCGGCCTGGAGTTCCAGACGCACGCTGGCCTGATTGGCCTGGGCCTCGCTGCGGGCGCTGCGCTGCTCGCGCTCCACCTGATCGGCGATGCCCAGCTCGTTCTGGACGTGGTGGCCGACTTCATGCGCCACGACGTAGGAATACGCGAAGTCGCCGCCGCCGCCCAGTTGGCGCTGCATGGTGGCAAAGAAATTGGTGTCGATGTAGACCTTGTTGTCCAGCGGGCAGTAGAACGGCCCCGAAGCGCTGCTGGCCACGCCACAGCCACCCTGCGTGCCGCGCGTGTACAGCACCAGCCGCGCCGGGGTGTAGGTGCGCCCGGCCTGCTTGAAGATGCCGCCCCAGACCTGATTGGTGCTGGTCATGATGCGGTCCATGAATTGATAGCTCTCGTCGGTGGCCGCACTGCTCTGGCTCTGGGCCTGGGCCTGGGCCTGCGATTGAGTCTGCGTCTGGGTCTGGCCGCCGTCCCCACCGCCCAGAATCGCGCCAGGATCGATGCCGAAGAACATGGCCACCAGAGCAATGATCAGCCCGCCAATGCCGCCGATGGCAATCCCGCCGCCAGGCACGCCGCCCCCACCCCGCCGGTCCTCGATGCCGCCGCCGCCGCTGGGAAGATTTTTCCAGTCCATAGTCGTCTCTCCTTGGGTGCCGGGCCAGCGCTGCTGCGGCCCCTTCCATGCTGTGATTCGAGCCGCATTGTAGGCCGCGCGCGCACAGCAGGGGCTGACGCGATCTTTAGGCAGAGGGGGACCGGAGAAAACTGATCCTCAGCGCACCACACGCCCGGCCCGCACCGCGCAGACGCGCACCTGCTGACCCTCGGCGTGCAGCGCCTGACCCGTGTCGTGAAGCTGCACCTCCTGCTGCCCCAGCGCCAGGGTGTAGGTCACGGCGTGGCCCCTGAACTCGCGGGCCAGCACGACAGCCTCGGTGCCAGACCCGTCAGTGGTGAAGGCCAGATGCTCGGGGCGCACACTGACCATTGCCGGGCCATCGGGGACTGCCTCGCCCTCCAGTGCAATGTTGCCCAGCACGGTGCAGGCCACTCCTGCCTGTACGGTGCCAGACAGCAGGTTGCTGCGGCCCAGGAAAGAAGCCACGAACGCTGTGCGCGGGCGCGCGTAGACCTCCTGCGGGGTGCCGATCTGCTCAAGCTGCCCGGCGCGCATCAGGGCAATGCGGTCACTGAAGGCCAGCGCTTCCTCCTGATCGTGCGTGACCAGGATAGCTGCCACGCCGCTGCGGCGCAGGATGGCGCGCACCTCCTGGCGGGTGGAGTGGCGCAGTTGCGCGTCCAGGTTGGAAAATGGCTCGTCCAGCAGCAGCAGCCGGGGGCGCGGGGCCAGCGCGCGGGCCAGGGCGACGCGCTGCTGTTGCCCGCCCGAAAGCTGATGCGGCATCCGCGACTCGAAGACGGTCAGGCCCACCAGCGACAGCGTTTCGCGGGCGCGGGGCAGCCGCTCGGCACGCGGCAGGCGGTTCAGGCCGAACAGCACGTTGCCCAGCACGCTCAGGTGCGGAAACAGCGCGTAATCCTGAAAGACCAGGCCCACGCCCCGGCGTTCGGGCGGTTGCGGCGGGGCGGTCATGTTGCGCCCGTCGATCCACACCGCGCCGCCGTCCGGCTCCTCCAGCCCGGCGATCAGGCGCAGGGTGGTGGTCTTGCCGCAGCCACTCGGCCCCAGCAGGGTGAGGAGTTCTCCTGGAGCAACCTGCAAATCCAGACGGTCCACCACCGGGGGCAGGCCAGCGGAGGCGCGGCCCTGCGGGTGGAAATACTTGACCAGTCCCCTGAGTTCCAGCGCGGGCGGGACGGAGGGTTGAGTGTCAGCCCCACCTGACTCCGGCGTTTGCCTGTCCATAACCGTCATTCAGACCTCCTCATTCCCGTTCCCGCCGCAGAATCAGCCCGGTCAGCACGGCTCCCACCGCTGCCAGAGCCAGCGCATAGGGTGCGGCGCTGGCGTACTGCGCTTCCTCGGTGTAGGACCAGACGTTGCGGGCCAGCGTCTCGAAGCCGATGGGCGACAGCAGCAGCGTCAGCGGCAATTCCTTGAGGACGCTCAGAAACACGAAAGCCGCGCTGACGAGCAGCCCCGGCCCCAGCAGCGGCAGCGTGACCCGCCGCAAGGCACCGCCCCGGGACACGCCCAGCACGCGGGCGGCTTCCTCCAGCCGGGGCGTGGCCCGCACCAGCCCGCTGCGAATGGGGCCGATGGCCTCGGCCACAAAATGCAGCGTGTAGGCGATGATCAGCAGGGGTAGAGTCTGATACAGCGGCGGCGCGGCCCGCAGCACGAAGAAAATCAATGCCAGAGCGAAGGCCAGCGGTGGAGTGGCGTAGCCCAGGTAGGCGGCCCGCTCGATGATGCGCGGCCAGCGCCCGCTGAATCGGCTGCCGATCACGGCCAGCGGCAGGGCCAGAGCAGTGGTGGTCAGGGCCGCCAGCGCCGCTGCCCCCAGTGCGGACCTCAGCGCATCCAGCAGGCTGGGCCACGCGAACGGGCTGTTCTCCAGACCCAGCCAGTACAGCATCGTGCCCAGCGGCAGCACCAGCGTCATGACCGCCAGCACGGCCACGAATACCCATGCCAGCGGGCGCAATCGGCCCAGTTTGACGGTACCGGGTTTTCGGGCAGTGGCAGGCGACACCCGCGAAAGAAACACGCCGCGCATGAAGCGGGCCTCCAGCCACAGCGCCGCCCCGGTCAGCAGCAGCAGCAGCAGTGCCAGCCACGCCGAATACACCCGGTCATATGCCGCCGTGTATTGCTGATAGATGGCCGCGCTGAAGGTGGGGTAGCGCATCAGGCTCACCACGCTGAAATCGCCCAGGGTGTGCAGGCCGATCAACAGCCCCCCCGACAGCCATGCCGGGCGCAGGTGCGGCACCGTGACCTGCCAGAACGTTTGCCAGCGGGTGCGGCCCAGCAATCGGGCGGCGTCCTCCAGCGCGGGGTCCTGCGTCCGCAGCGCGGCGTGCAGGTTCAGGAACAGATACGGAAAGGTGAACAGCGTCAGCACCAGCAATGCGCCCCAGAAGCCACTCGGCCCCGGCAGGCGCAGCCCGGTCAGCGTGTCGATAGCCCCGCCCGCACCGCCCGCCGCGATGAAGGCGTAGGCCCCCACGTACCCTGGAATCGCCAATGGCAGCACGCCCAGCAGCGTGAGCAATCGACGGGGGCGCAGATCGGTCCGCGCCGCTAAAAAGGCCAGCGGCAGCGCCACCAGCGTGGTGGTCAGCAGCACCGACGCGCCCAGCAGCAGCGTGTTGCCCGCCAGCACCAGATTGCGCGTGCGGAACACGATCTCGCGCAACTCGCCCGGCTCGGCCCCCAGGGCGCGCAACACCAGATATGACAGCGGCACCAGCACGCCCAGCACGGTCAGCAGGGCGGGCAACAACAGGAATGGGGGCAGTCTTCGGGTCATAGGTAAAGCGGCACTTGGGCCAGCCAAATGACTTTAACAGATCGGATTAGTCGGGATTGTCCCATGAGAGGAAAGGGGGCTATTCAGATGGGCTTGCTCGAAATCACAGGGCGTGCTGCTGTCCAACTGAAGAAAGTCACGTCACCCGTTGCCGCCACGCCAACCACGACAGCACCACCAGCACCACTGGAGCGGCGATCAGGATGCCGTTGCTCAGGCCCTGCGAGATCTGGGCCTTGACTGAAATTCCGGTCTGCGGATCGGGCGGGGGCAATATCATCCCCAGCAGCGCGTCTACCCCTGTACCAACGGCGATCAGCAGCAGGACGGCGGCCACTCCCAGCCCCAGACTGACCCAGACCGGTTCCAGACTCGCATAACGAAGTAACCGGGGCAGGGCCAGCACCGCCCCGGCCAGCAGACCCATGACCAGATACACCACGCCGAAACTGCGCTCCAGACTGCCACCAGAAAACAGAATGCTGCCCAGCACGACGAGCAGCGCCACGAACGCCAGCACCGCCACGCCCCGCGCCGGGGTCAGCGGCAGAGCAGTCATCATCAGCAAGACGGCCACCGACACGCCCGCACCCAGCAGCAACCCCAGGATTCCCATACCGCAGTGGAGCATAAAAAAGCCCCGCGCCAGCGAGAACTGGAACGGGGTCGAATCGGAAGCCGGGGGTTATACGGATTCCGTCTGTTTCGCGCAGAAATCGGGACAGCGCCGATTCCTGCACTCCACGTCCGGAACCCGTTTTTCTCCTTCTCGCTCCGCTCGGATTTCCAGGTGTTTTCAGCACCTTTCAATCGGAGTCCGTATTACAGCAGGCCAGCGTCCCGCAGCAGCTTCTGCGCCTTCTCGATGTTCTTGGGCAGGGCGGCGGGGTCAATCTTGGGGCCGCGCTTGCTCACCTCTTCAAAGGGGCGCATGGTGGTGGGTTGCAGGATGTTGCCGATGACGGGGTATTCAAAGTTGACGCTCAGGAAGAAGGTCTGCGCGTCCTTGCTCACCAGATAGCTCAGGAAGCGGGTGGCAGCGGCGGTATTCTTCCCCGTCTTCAGGAGGCCCGCGCCCGTGGCATTGCCCAGGTTGCCGATATCGCCGTTCTTGAAGAAGTAGGTGTCGAT comes from the Deinococcus sp. AJ005 genome and includes:
- a CDS encoding iron ABC transporter permease: MTRRLPPFLLLPALLTVLGVLVPLSYLVLRALGAEPGELREIVFRTRNLVLAGNTLLLGASVLLTTTLVALPLAFLAARTDLRPRRLLTLLGVLPLAIPGYVGAYAFIAAGGAGGAIDTLTGLRLPGPSGFWGALLVLTLFTFPYLFLNLHAALRTQDPALEDAARLLGRTRWQTFWQVTVPHLRPAWLSGGLLIGLHTLGDFSVVSLMRYPTFSAAIYQQYTAAYDRVYSAWLALLLLLLTGAALWLEARFMRGVFLSRVSPATARKPGTVKLGRLRPLAWVFVAVLAVMTLVLPLGTMLYWLGLENSPFAWPSLLDALRSALGAAALAALTTTALALPLAVIGSRFSGRWPRIIERAAYLGYATPPLAFALALIFFVLRAAPPLYQTLPLLIIAYTLHFVAEAIGPIRSGLVRATPRLEEAARVLGVSRGGALRRVTLPLLGPGLLVSAAFVFLSVLKELPLTLLLSPIGFETLARNVWSYTEEAQYASAAPYALALAAVGAVLTGLILRRERE
- a CDS encoding ABC transporter ATP-binding protein, giving the protein MDRQTPESGGADTQPSVPPALELRGLVKYFHPQGRASAGLPPVVDRLDLQVAPGELLTLLGPSGCGKTTTLRLIAGLEEPDGGAVWIDGRNMTAPPQPPERRGVGLVFQDYALFPHLSVLGNVLFGLNRLPRAERLPRARETLSLVGLTVFESRMPHQLSGGQQQRVALARALAPRPRLLLLDEPFSNLDAQLRHSTRQEVRAILRRSGVAAILVTHDQEEALAFSDRIALMRAGQLEQIGTPQEVYARPRTAFVASFLGRSNLLSGTVQAGVACTVLGNIALEGEAVPDGPAMVSVRPEHLAFTTDGSGTEAVVLAREFRGHAVTYTLALGQQEVQLHDTGQALHAEGQQVRVCAVRAGRVVR
- a CDS encoding neutral zinc metallopeptidase; translation: MDWKNLPSGGGGIEDRRGGGGVPGGGIAIGGIGGLIIALVAMFFGIDPGAILGGGDGGQTQTQTQSQAQAQAQSQSSAATDESYQFMDRIMTSTNQVWGGIFKQAGRTYTPARLVLYTRGTQGGCGVASSASGPFYCPLDNKVYIDTNFFATMQRQLGGGGDFAYSYVVAHEVGHHVQNELGIADQVEREQRSARSEAQANQASVRLELQADCFAGVWGNRVKDQAKITQADVQNAINTAQAIGDDNLQRQGAGRVVPDSFTHGSSQQRIKWFTTGFQTGDPNKCDTFNQNYNQL